A window of the Synechococcus sp. M16.1 genome harbors these coding sequences:
- a CDS encoding response regulator transcription factor, which translates to MDLTPYLQSEPKSPDEEPLLSVAISGSIALAMKGRFFLRCFCESFSERSRIGCAVTDEESCLSYLKKDSFELLLCTDLLEKGNGFELARKAQELQSGLKVVVLALSDAIPVEYDNAPWLEAVVAEADIIEDRKPLEAAVLAVMGHHSYRSPSLRSDELPYLSCPRLTPREYEVLDRLARGMSDREIAEDLIVTEETARTYTKRLLRTLEVNNRVQAVLKGMRCGMVQI; encoded by the coding sequence ATGGATCTGACCCCATACCTGCAAAGTGAGCCCAAGTCTCCCGACGAAGAGCCCCTGCTTTCCGTTGCCATCAGCGGAAGCATTGCCTTGGCAATGAAGGGACGATTTTTCCTGCGCTGCTTCTGCGAAAGTTTTAGCGAACGATCTCGTATCGGCTGTGCCGTTACGGATGAAGAGTCCTGCCTGAGTTATCTCAAAAAGGATTCCTTTGAGCTACTTCTCTGCACGGATCTACTTGAAAAAGGCAACGGCTTTGAGTTGGCGCGCAAAGCCCAAGAGCTTCAATCCGGCCTGAAGGTCGTGGTGCTGGCATTAAGCGATGCCATTCCGGTGGAATACGACAACGCGCCATGGCTGGAAGCCGTGGTTGCCGAAGCCGACATCATCGAAGACCGCAAACCTCTTGAAGCAGCTGTGCTGGCAGTGATGGGACATCACTCCTATCGCAGCCCATCACTACGCTCCGACGAACTTCCCTATCTCAGCTGCCCGCGACTGACACCTCGCGAATACGAAGTTCTCGACCGCCTCGCCCGCGGAATGTCCGATAGAGAAATCGCCGAGGATCTCATCGTCACCGAAGAAACCGCACGCACCTACACCAAACGGCTCCTGCGAACCCTTGAAGTGAACAACCGGGTTCAGGCGGTGCTGAAAGGAATGCGCTGCGGCATGGTTCAGATCTGA